In one Longimicrobiaceae bacterium genomic region, the following are encoded:
- a CDS encoding HAMP domain-containing sensor histidine kinase, whose product MSVPFRRPASLRREIVLGYSVVLLVSLTLFATATWLILRQSLASTGTQSLRQTAQAAEQLIIPPQVPRVEVREDKVPPGEGNVEALRRRTLLPTGDVVTIYVARTGDVEGKTLRSFALISLLLIPVTALAAALAGRSLAERLLDPLNRLVAASREIGIGGLSRRVREEGQPAELQELALAFNGMLARLQRAVEALRRFTADASHELRTPLTVIRGTAEVALARERSPEDLRETLGEILEETRSMLHLVEDLLQLARGEEAEEPSGLAPVDLVPVLAEVAEIGGALAEGKPVEVRLSAPEHAVVRGTAGSLRRLFLNLVSNAVKFTEAGRVEITVRDADGPVTVSESGGTSLVPAVGGEAQGWVQVTVEDTGSGIAADELPRVFDRFYRADAAREHSGGTGLGLAIARMIAEQHGGVIEAASEPGAGSTFRVRLPR is encoded by the coding sequence TTGAGCGTCCCCTTCCGCCGCCCGGCCTCGCTGCGGCGCGAGATCGTGCTGGGCTACTCGGTGGTCCTCCTCGTCTCCCTCACGCTCTTCGCCACGGCGACGTGGCTGATCCTGCGCCAGTCGCTCGCCAGCACGGGCACGCAGTCGCTGCGGCAGACCGCGCAGGCGGCCGAGCAGCTCATCATCCCGCCGCAGGTGCCACGCGTGGAGGTGCGGGAGGACAAGGTGCCGCCCGGCGAGGGGAACGTCGAAGCCCTGCGCCGCCGCACCCTTCTTCCGACGGGCGACGTGGTCACCATCTACGTGGCGCGGACCGGCGACGTGGAAGGAAAGACGCTGCGCTCGTTCGCGCTCATCTCGCTGCTGCTGATCCCCGTCACCGCGCTGGCGGCGGCGCTGGCCGGGCGCTCGCTGGCGGAGCGGCTGCTGGACCCGCTGAACCGCCTGGTCGCCGCGTCGCGCGAGATCGGGATCGGCGGGCTGTCGCGGCGGGTGAGGGAGGAGGGGCAGCCGGCGGAGCTGCAGGAGCTGGCGCTGGCCTTCAACGGCATGCTGGCCCGTCTCCAGCGCGCGGTGGAGGCGCTTCGCCGCTTCACGGCCGACGCCAGCCACGAGCTGCGTACGCCGCTCACCGTGATCCGCGGCACGGCCGAGGTCGCGCTGGCCCGCGAACGCTCGCCCGAGGACCTGCGAGAGACGCTGGGCGAGATCCTGGAAGAGACGCGGTCGATGCTGCACCTTGTGGAAGACCTGCTCCAGCTCGCCCGCGGCGAGGAGGCGGAGGAGCCTTCAGGGCTGGCCCCGGTGGACCTGGTCCCCGTGCTCGCCGAAGTGGCGGAGATCGGCGGCGCGCTGGCGGAGGGCAAGCCGGTGGAGGTGCGGCTGAGCGCGCCGGAGCACGCGGTGGTGCGCGGCACGGCGGGGTCGCTGCGGCGCCTCTTCCTGAACCTCGTCTCCAACGCGGTGAAGTTCACCGAGGCGGGCCGCGTGGAGATCACCGTGCGCGATGCGGACGGGCCGGTCACGGTGTCCGAGAGCGGCGGCACGTCCCTCGTCCCGGCCGTCGGCGGCGAGGCGCAGGGGTGGGTGCAGGTGACGGTGGAGGACACCGGCAGCGGCATCGCGGCCGATGAGCTGCCGCGCGTGTTCGACCGCTTCTACCGTGCCGACGCGGCGCGCGAGCACAGCGGCGGCACCGGGCTGGGCCTTGCGATCGCGCGGATGATCGCGGAGCAGCACGGCGGCGTGATCGAGGCGGCCAGCGAGCCCGGCGCAGGCAGCACCTTTCGGGTGCGCCTGCCGCGCTGA
- a CDS encoding YhjD/YihY/BrkB family envelope integrity protein, with protein MDPTTRHDLPPAGEPSLGDLLRALAADASALIRQEMALAKAELKANVAGLVKDAGAVAVGGVLAAVGALVLLGALIGFLGHLMGGHYSLAALIVGLVLVGGGAFLSMSGMKKLGSEQVAPEQTLTTLRDTGDWARAEVAELKATLGGDPVGHGALSHERMLASSTVTSTGATADTARHARTGTAVDERQGRAKKPAAGAQGKADAADEELPVTAPLWKRVAHEFSRDDISNQAAKVAYYFFMSFPPAVMALFGLTGIFGGPKTADWLTAHLSSSLPSEAGAMVKGFVSDVVLKNAPGPLSIGLLLALWSGSNIFSALGDT; from the coding sequence ATGGATCCCACCACACGACACGACCTCCCCCCCGCCGGGGAGCCGTCGCTTGGCGACCTGCTGCGCGCCCTGGCGGCCGACGCCTCGGCGCTGATCCGGCAGGAGATGGCCCTCGCCAAGGCGGAGCTGAAGGCCAACGTGGCCGGGCTGGTGAAGGACGCCGGCGCGGTGGCGGTGGGCGGGGTGCTGGCGGCGGTGGGCGCGCTGGTGCTGCTGGGCGCGCTGATCGGCTTCCTGGGTCACCTGATGGGCGGCCACTACTCGCTGGCGGCGCTGATCGTGGGGCTGGTGCTGGTGGGCGGCGGCGCGTTCCTGAGCATGAGCGGGATGAAGAAGCTGGGGAGCGAGCAGGTGGCGCCGGAGCAGACCCTCACCACCCTGCGCGACACGGGCGACTGGGCCCGCGCCGAGGTGGCGGAGCTGAAGGCCACGCTCGGGGGCGACCCCGTGGGCCACGGCGCGCTCTCGCACGAGCGGATGCTCGCCTCGAGCACCGTCACGTCCACGGGCGCGACGGCGGACACGGCGCGCCACGCCCGCACCGGCACCGCGGTGGACGAGCGGCAGGGCCGTGCGAAGAAGCCGGCCGCGGGCGCACAGGGCAAGGCGGACGCGGCGGACGAGGAGCTGCCGGTCACCGCGCCGCTGTGGAAGCGCGTGGCGCACGAGTTCTCGCGCGACGACATCTCCAACCAGGCGGCCAAGGTCGCGTACTACTTCTTCATGTCGTTCCCGCCCGCGGTGATGGCGCTGTTCGGCCTCACCGGCATCTTCGGCGGGCCCAAGACGGCGGACTGGCTCACCGCGCACCTCTCGTCGTCGCTGCCCAGCGAGGCGGGGGCGATGGTGAAGGGCTTCGTGAGCGACGTGGTGCTCAAGAACGCGCCGGGGCCGCTGTCCATCGGCCTGCTGCTGGCGCTGTGGTCCGGCTCCAACATCTTCTCCGCGCTGGGCGACACG
- a CDS encoding trypsin-like peptidase domain-containing protein, whose product MNRHVRRIAVPGALVLGLATAATGVEVVRTSLTRASAQTGIPPLPPANAPAPQAGPVGEANSLATAFRTASRTAFPAVVYIRTEAVRTVENRVPQEFRGTPFEQFFGGPGGGQSSQPEVVAGSGFIVSQDGYVLTNNHVVAGANRVTVTLTDKREFSARVVGRDPNTDIAVLKLEGRGFPTVQLGNSDGLQTGDWVLALGYPLSLGETTTAGIVSAKGRSIGIMRENEGATQPLEHFIQTDAVINPGNSGGPLIDLQGHVVGINSAIASPTGYYNGYGFAVPISLAKRVADDLIRYGTVHRPMIGVQIHDVSSADKEVFKLDAAAGTVVAGEPTGPARDAGLKLGDVIVGVDGARIDDTGDLMERVARKQPGDDVVLDIVRYGDRQRLTVKLSAMQAQPVTQAGTARKQPVSAGTKLGFRTERIDDATARQNGLPAGGLVVTDVDRGSPAWPVIKAGLRIESVNGVAVSTPGSVESAAARIQPGQAVSIVARTPDEQKVIINYRVPN is encoded by the coding sequence ATGAACAGGCACGTACGCAGGATCGCCGTTCCCGGAGCCCTCGTCCTTGGGCTCGCGACCGCCGCCACGGGCGTGGAGGTCGTCCGCACCTCGCTTACCCGCGCGTCCGCGCAGACGGGCATCCCGCCGCTGCCGCCCGCGAATGCGCCGGCGCCGCAGGCCGGCCCGGTGGGCGAGGCGAACTCGCTGGCCACCGCGTTCCGCACCGCCAGCCGCACCGCGTTTCCCGCGGTGGTCTACATCCGCACCGAGGCCGTGCGCACGGTGGAGAACCGCGTGCCGCAGGAGTTCCGCGGCACGCCGTTCGAGCAGTTCTTCGGCGGCCCCGGCGGCGGGCAGAGCAGCCAGCCCGAGGTGGTCGCCGGGAGCGGCTTCATCGTCTCGCAGGACGGCTACGTGCTGACGAACAACCACGTGGTGGCCGGCGCCAACCGCGTGACCGTCACGCTCACCGACAAGCGCGAGTTCAGCGCCCGCGTGGTGGGCCGCGACCCCAACACCGACATCGCGGTGCTCAAGCTGGAGGGACGCGGCTTCCCCACCGTCCAGCTCGGCAACTCCGACGGCCTGCAGACGGGCGACTGGGTGCTGGCGCTGGGCTACCCGCTCTCGCTGGGCGAGACGACCACGGCCGGCATCGTGAGCGCCAAGGGCCGCTCCATCGGGATCATGCGGGAGAACGAGGGCGCCACCCAGCCGCTGGAGCACTTCATCCAGACCGACGCCGTCATCAACCCCGGCAACTCCGGCGGGCCCCTGATCGACCTCCAGGGCCACGTGGTGGGCATCAACAGCGCCATCGCCTCGCCCACGGGCTACTACAACGGCTACGGCTTCGCGGTGCCCATCTCGCTGGCCAAGCGCGTGGCCGACGACCTGATCCGCTACGGCACGGTGCACCGCCCCATGATTGGGGTGCAGATCCACGACGTGTCGTCGGCCGACAAGGAGGTCTTCAAGCTCGACGCGGCCGCGGGGACCGTGGTGGCGGGCGAGCCCACCGGCCCGGCGCGCGACGCGGGCCTGAAGCTGGGCGACGTGATCGTGGGCGTGGACGGCGCCCGCATCGACGACACGGGCGACCTGATGGAGCGCGTGGCCCGCAAGCAGCCGGGCGACGACGTGGTGCTCGACATCGTCCGCTACGGCGACCGCCAGCGGCTCACGGTCAAGCTCTCGGCCATGCAGGCGCAGCCGGTGACGCAGGCTGGCACCGCGCGGAAGCAGCCGGTGAGCGCCGGCACGAAGCTGGGCTTCCGCACCGAGCGCATCGACGACGCGACGGCGCGGCAGAACGGCCTCCCGGCCGGCGGCCTGGTGGTGACCGACGTGGACCGGGGGAGCCCCGCGTGGCCGGTGATCAAGGCCGGGCTGCGCATCGAGAGCGTGAACGGCGTGGCGGTGAGCACCCCCGGAAGCGTGGAGTCGGCCGCGGCGCGCATCCAGCCGGGCCAGGCGGTTTCCATCGTCGCCCGCACCCCGGACGAACAGAAGGTCATCATCAACTACCGGGTGCCGAACTGA
- a CDS encoding response regulator transcription factor, translated as MRILIVEDNTRIAGFIAKGLREEGYVVQTATDGDEGFAKATAEGFDAAVVDVMIPGRNGFDLVRDLRAAGVALPVLLLTAKDRTEDKVEGLDSGADDYLTKPFDFSELTARLRALLRRSSAGAPATLRAGDVELDPATREVRKAGEAVELTPKEFSLLEYLLRNADRPLSRATLMEHVWGIRFDPGTNVVDVFINSLRNKLDRERELIVTVRGVGYTIRSVGREA; from the coding sequence ATGCGCATCCTGATCGTGGAGGACAACACCCGCATCGCCGGCTTCATCGCCAAGGGCCTGCGCGAGGAGGGCTACGTCGTCCAGACTGCCACGGACGGCGACGAGGGCTTCGCGAAAGCCACGGCCGAAGGCTTCGACGCCGCGGTGGTGGACGTGATGATCCCCGGCCGCAACGGCTTCGACCTCGTCCGCGACCTCCGTGCCGCGGGCGTCGCACTGCCCGTCCTCCTGCTCACCGCCAAGGACCGCACGGAGGACAAGGTAGAGGGGCTGGATTCCGGGGCCGACGACTACCTCACCAAGCCGTTCGACTTCTCGGAGCTCACGGCGCGGCTGCGGGCGCTGCTCCGCCGCTCGTCTGCCGGGGCGCCGGCGACGCTGCGGGCGGGCGACGTGGAGCTGGACCCGGCGACGCGCGAGGTGCGCAAGGCGGGCGAGGCGGTGGAGCTGACGCCGAAAGAGTTCTCGCTGCTCGAATACCTCCTGCGCAACGCAGACCGGCCGCTGTCGCGCGCCACGCTGATGGAGCACGTGTGGGGTATCCGCTTCGACCCCGGCACCAACGTGGTGGACGTGTTCATCAACTCGCTGCGCAACAAGCTGGACCGCGAGCGCGAGCTGATCGTGACGGTGCGCGGGGTGGGCTATACCATCCGCAGCGTCGGGAGGGAGGCTTGA
- a CDS encoding NUDIX domain-containing protein has product MRRITQNAAGIVLFRPLPDGRRYLLVRSALTRRPIWEFPKGGVEEGETDAEAAERELREEAGLALGEYRVRGGFREEERYVFTQGRGEGRSLIVKRVVYFLAQAESERVEISSEAEEFRWCTFDEAHRLLRFPGKRAVLEKAERTLAEAFSEVPASPRVLTPDSANALPA; this is encoded by the coding sequence TTGAGGAGAATCACGCAGAACGCCGCGGGCATCGTGCTGTTCCGCCCGCTGCCGGACGGGCGGCGCTACCTGCTGGTGCGCTCGGCGCTCACGCGGCGGCCCATCTGGGAGTTCCCCAAGGGCGGCGTGGAGGAGGGCGAAACCGACGCCGAGGCCGCCGAGCGCGAGCTGCGCGAAGAGGCGGGTCTGGCGCTGGGCGAGTACCGCGTGCGCGGCGGCTTCCGCGAGGAGGAGCGCTACGTCTTCACGCAGGGCCGCGGCGAGGGCCGCAGCCTCATCGTCAAGCGCGTCGTCTACTTCCTGGCCCAGGCGGAGAGCGAGCGCGTGGAGATCTCGTCCGAGGCCGAGGAGTTCCGCTGGTGCACCTTCGACGAAGCGCACCGCCTCCTCCGCTTCCCCGGCAAGCGCGCCGTGCTGGAGAAGGCCGAGCGCACCCTCGCCGAAGCCTTCAGCGAGGTCCCCGCCTCCCCCCGCGTCCTCACCCCGGACAGCGCCAACGCCCTCCCCGCCTGA